Part of the Halobellus ruber genome is shown below.
GAGCTTGATCGCGCCCTCGACGGCTTCGGTCCCGGAGTTACAGAAGAAGGACTTCCGGAGATCACCCGGCGTCGTCTCCGCGAGCTTCTCGCCGAGCTCCGCCGCGGGCTCGTTGGGATGGACGTACGTACACCCGTGAACGAACTCGTCGAGCTGTTCCTTGGCGGCCTCGACGACGGCCTCGTTGTTGTGGCCCGCGTTGGTGACCGAGATGCCCGAGAACACGTCGAGATACTCGTTTCCCTCGAAGTCCTCGACAGTGCAGTTCGACGCGCGCTTGATCGGGACGTTCAGGCTCTTCCAGATGGGCATCAGATATTCCTCGTACTGTGCTTCGACGCGCTCGTTCGAGACCGGTTTGTCGGCTTGTTGTGACATCTATATGGAACCCCTATTCCACCATTGGTGGGGGTTGTGCGGATACGCTCAAAAATCTTGAGGTGCGCGAGGCTCCCACAGAACCGCCGAGGCGCCACCGATATCCGGGATAACCGGGAGACACCGGGCTGAATCGGCGGGCGCCGATACGGTAATCGGTTTCCACGCTTCCGGGCGGCGTTTCTGGGGTATTTATGTATCCCCGCCACCGTACCGGCACCCGATGGCCACAGGCGGCGAGCGCCGGCGGTACGATCTGCTCCGGCTCATCAACGAGAACGAGCCGATCGGGAGCATCCGGCTCGTCGACCTGATGCAACAGCGCGGCTACTCGATCAAGGACCGGACGATCCGGCTGATGCTCTCGGAACTCGACGAGGAGAACCTGACCGAGAAGGTCACCGGCAAGGGCCGGCGGCTGACCCCCGCCGGCCGCAAGGAGCTTGCGCGCGGCGACGTGAGCGGCCGGCTCGAACGGGTCCGCGAACGTATCGCCACGCTGACGAGCGAGGTGACCTACGACCCCGCGGAGGACGGCGGGGAGGTCGTCGTCGGCACCGGGCGCGTGCCGACCGACGACGTCGACGAGGCCTTCGAGCTTCTGACCGCGCTCCACGAGTCGACGATCGGCCCGGTCCCCGTCGCAGTGACCGACGAGGGAGCCGAGGGCGTCGAGATCGCGGTCCCTTCGAGCATCACGCTCGACGGGGTGCTGCTGTCCCGCGGCATAAACGCCCGGCTGGTCACCGCCGGGCTCGTCGAGTACGACGGGTCGATCAGCCGGTACATCGACGCCATCAGCGGCGAAGGATCGACGATGGACGTGGTCCGACTCCTCGTCGAGGCCGACCGGACCGAGGTCACCGCGGTCCTCGACGACAGGGAGGGCGTTCTGATCGTCGACAAACGGGAGTTCCCGCTGACCCGGTTCGAGGAGGCCCAGGACCTCTCGACGGCGACCCGTGATCGGCTCGGCGGCGTGCTGACGTTCCGCCGCCCGCGGGAGTCCGGACAGGTTCCGATCGGCACCCAGGGGTGGGAGTTCGCGTCGCTCACCTACGGCGGGACCGGCGAGACGGCGTTCGCGCTGCTGTACGAACACGGGTTACTCGCGGAGTGGGACTCGCTGGGGGGGCTCCAGCCGCGGACGAACTTCGAGGCCGCCCCGGCCCGCTACGAACGGCTGTGAGCCTCCGACTGCCGCCAGGTCCCCGGCGGGAGGAACAAAGCATCCCCCACGGAACGAGTCGCGTCGCCCGCCTCAAGCGCCGACGACGATCCCGAGGACGATCACGCCGAAGAACACCGCCCACATCCCCAGCGATTTGATCGTCACCGAACTGTCCTCCAGTTCGACCGGGCCGCTCGTTGCGGTGTCCTCGTCGCTGTCGAACCCCTGGGTGAGGAACCAGTAGACCACCAGCAGGCCGAACAGCGCCTCCGCCGCCCAGAACAGCACGATCATCCCGGTGAAGAGGCCCTTCCCCATCATTCGTCGTCACCTCCCTCGGTGCCGCCGTCGGCGGCGACGGAGGGTGTCTCCTGGGCGATCGACTCGAACCGGAAGTCGTCGGGCGCCGCGCCGCTGACGACCAGGGTGAGCCCCGTCGACACGAGGTGGCCGACGGCCATAATCTCCCACAACTTGAGGCTCGGCGTGGAGACGACCACGCCGTAGCTGGCCGCGAGCAGGTACGCCGTGATGAGCTGTGAGACGACGACGCCCGAGACGAACCCCGTCTGTGAGGCTTTCTTCCAGAACAGCGAGAGCGCGAAGGGGCCGACCAGCGCCGACGCGCCGATCCCGCCGATCAAGAGCAGCTGGACGAAGCTGAACGATTCCAGCGCGAACACCGTCGCGACGAAGATGATGACCGCGAACCCGATCGACGCCGCGCGGGCGACCCGGAGCTGCTGGTCGTCGGAGGCGTCCTCGTTGATGTGCCGGTAGTAGATGTCCCGGGAGGTGAGGCTCGCGATCGCCGTCAGGTAGGAGTCGACCGACGACCCCAGCACCATCAGCGCGACGAGCAGGAACACGATCGCGGCCCAGTCGGGCATCAGCCCGAGCGCCTCGATCGAGAGGTTGCCGGGCGCGACGTCGGTAAAGGACGCCAGCCCGACGAATCCGATCACGGAGTACATCGCGATCGTGGTGAACACCCCGATCCCGCCGATGGTGAGAAAGCGGGAAGTCTTGTCGCGTCGCACCGCAAAGACCCGCTGCCACGTCGCCAGCGAGACCACGCCCCACACGCCCAACCCTAGGGCGTACGGCAGGAACAGCCCCTCGATGGCGTTGAAGTTGGCCATCGACAGGAACGTCGCCGACTGTTCGCCCAGGTTCCTCACCATCTGGTCGTACACCTGCCCCGGCCCGCCGGCTTCGACCAGAAGCAGCGGCACGAAGACCATCGTCAAGACGAGTGCGCTGACGAACTGGACGAAGTCGGTCGTCATCGACCCCCACAGCCCGCCGAGCAGGATGTAGACCCCGATCACGCCCATCAGGACTGCCATCACCACGTTGGCGTCGATGCCGGTGAGCCCGCCGATGACGGCGCCGCCGACGAACAGCTGGATCACGCCGCCGAGCACCATCGTGTACAGGATGACCAGGATTACGACGAGATGCGCCCAGTCGCCGAACCGCTCGATGAAGTACTCGCTGTAGGTCAGCCCCTGCGGGAACAGCTTCCGCATCCGCAGGGCGAACGGAATCACGACGAACGACGACAGCACTGCCGGCGCGGCGTACATCCAGATCCCGGCGACGCCGGTGATCCCGACGTACTGCGGGACGCCGAGGATGTCCCCGGCCCACATCCAGGTCACCGCGAACGAGGCCGTCGTGAGCCCGAGTTGGGCGCGGCCCCCCGCCGTGATGAACTCCTCGGTGTCGGTCACCGACTGTCGCCGGAAGACGTAGTAGCTCAACCCGATCATCGCCACCGCCCACACCGCGAGGAGGCCGGCACCCGTCAGCCGCGTTACCACGTGCCGACACCCCCGGAGGAAAATGCTCCCGGTTTCCCGCCCCACTGGTGGTAATGAATTACCATATCAAGAGATGCAGAGTGAGACGAATTTCATAAAGGTTACGCTGGACCGGACCACAAATCACCCACGAATGTCCGGAAAAGAGGCCGGAGCGAACGTGGATTTAAGCCATCCGATCGAAACTGGGATGCAGACGTACCCGGGCGACCCCGACGTGGCAGTCCGTAGCCACGCTGCACACGACGCCGACGGGTACAGGGTGTCGTCGCTGGAGCTGGGCAGTCACACGGGGACGCACGTCGACGCCCCCTCGCACGTCCTCCCCGATGGGAAGACCCTCGATGCATACCCCCTCGACCGGTTCGTCTTCGACGCCGTCCGCGTCGACTGCCGGGACCTCGGGCCGCGGGAGCCGGTTCCGCCGGAGCGCATCCCCTCGGCCGACGCCGACTGTGTGGTGCTGTGGACCGGCTGGGACACACATTGGGGAACCGAGCGGTATCTGGATCACCCCTACCTCTCCCCCGTCGCCGCCCGGGCCTGCGTCGATCGCGGGCTGGCGGTCGCCTCCGACACCCTGAACCCCGATCCGACCCCGACCGACGCGGCCGGGGACGACGAACCCGACGGGCTCGTGGCCCACCACGCGCTGCTGGAAGCCGACTGCCTGATACTCGAGAACCTGACCGGTCTCGACGCGGTCGCGGACCGCTTCGAGCTCCGGGCGTATCCGCTGGCGACGCGCGGCGACGGCGCCCCCGTCCGGGCGGTGGGCGTCGTCTGATACTGTCGGCTATAACTACGTGAAAATTTTCGACACCCCGGGGTGTCGAAATCGTTCACGCGACTATAGCCGACAGTATGAGCCCCCGACCGGCCCCCTGTCGGTTCCGACGCACGACCGACCCGGTATGGTCGGGTCGCCGGCGGCGATCAGTACCCGGAACAGGTATGCCACCATTTAATAGCCGCGGCGAGTGTAGGATCGGTATGCTGCACACGCAGGGACCGCTGCTCTCCATCGACGTGGGGGCCCGCGAGACCATCACCGAGTCGGTCGACGACGTCCTCGCCGACTTCGTCGGCGGGCGCGGCGTCGCGACCGCCCTCGCCCACGATCGGATCCCGTTCGACGCCGACCCGCTCGGCCCCGAGAACAGCCTCTTTTTCGCGACCGGCCCGATGCAGGCCTCCCGGATGTCGTTCACCGGCCGGATGAACTGCACGGGCGTCTCGCCGCTGACCGACGGCCTGTTCTCCTCGAACGCCGGCGGCTTCCTCTCCCGGAACTTCGTCGGCGCCGGCAACGCCGTCGTGGAGGTGACCGGCGAGAGCGACGAGTTACTGGCGGTCCACGTCCGCGAGGACGGCGTCACCTTCGAGGAGGTGCCCGAACTGGCGGGCGCGGAGGTGCCCGACGTCGTCTCGTATGCCGCGGCGGAACACGACCTCGCTGCCGAGCACACGGCGTGTATCGGCCCCGCCGGCGAGAACGGTGTCCGGTTCGCGTCGATCATGACCTCCGAGTCGCGGGCGTTCGGCCGCGGCGGCCTCGGCGCCGTGTTGGGCGCGAAGAACGTCAAACTCCTCACCTTCGACGGCGACGCCGACCTCCCGGTCGAGATCCCGCCGGTCCAGATGGAGGTCCACAGCGACGCCGCGACCGACGACCACATCATGAAGCGGCAGGGGACCACCTCCGTCACCGACCTCGCCAACGAGAGCGACGCGCTACCGGCCTACTACTTCGCCGAGCAGTCCTTCGCGGGTGCCGAGGGGATCAACGGCGACCGCGTCGAGGAGAAGAAGTACAAGAAGGGCACCTGCTCGCAGTGTGCGTTCGCGTGCAAGCTTCCGACCCGCGACGAGGCCACCGGCGTCGAGACCGAGGGCCCCGAGTTCGAGACGGTGATGTCGTTCGGCAGCAACTGCGGGGTCGACGACATCGTCGACGTGATGCGGGCGAACGAACTGTGCGACCGGTTCGGGCTGGACGTCATCTCCTGCGGTGACGTCGTCGCGGGCTACCTCGAAAGCGAGGACGCCTTCGGCGACGCCGACCTGGTCCGGGAGACCGTCGAGAGGATCGCCTTCCGCGAGGGCGTCGGCGACACGCTCGCGGAGGGCATCGACCGCGCCCACGAGGAACTCGGAATCGACAACTGGACCGTCAAGGGCCTGGAGTTCCCCGCCCACGACGGCCGCGCGCTCAACGGCCAGGGGCTGTCCTTTGCGACCGCAAACCGCGGCGCGGACCACATGTACGCCACCTTCTACGCCTACGAGTACCCGCTCGTCTCCCAGGAGCAGGCGTTCGACCCCGACGGCCTCGATTCGGCGAAAGCCGAGAAGCTGGTCGAACTCGAAAACCTCCGTGCGCTGGAGGACTGCGGCGTCGTCTGCCGGTTCTCTCGGGACTTCATGACGCCGGACCGCTTCGAGCAGCTGTTCGAGGCCGACTACGAGTCGCTGCTCGACGTCGGCGGCCGGATCGTGGAGCTCGAGCGGCACTTCAACAACCAGCGGGGGTTCTCCCGGGCGGACGACCGCCTCCCCTACGAGATCGAGGGGCTGGAAGCGGCGCTCGATTCGTACTACGACACCCGCGGGTGGAGCGACGAGGGCGTCGTTCCGAGCGTCGACGGCGCGTCGAGTGCGGCCGCGGACTGACAAAATAGCTGACAGTTCTCGGCTCTGTTTGGGCAGATACCTAAATATGGCGAACGGTGACGTAGAGTCCCCGGAAGCCCCCGCCGGCTCGACTCGGGGGCCTCGGTGCGGTCCTCGTCACTCACTCCGTTCGTTCCTGCGGTCCTACCGTCGGCCACCTTCGCCGAGCCGGCGGCCCCTTCCAGTCCCACCCGCCGGTGGTGTTCTAATCGGCCATCGCGTGTCTGAACGTTGGCGAAACCGCCAGTCCGGGGCTACAGGTAGCCTTCGGTCGCCAGCCGGTCGACGGCCTCCCGGAGCCGCTCCTCGCTGGCGGCGTAAGAGATCCGCGCGTAGCCCGGCGACCCGAACGCCGACCCCGGCACGGTCGCGACGTGGGCGTCCTCGATCGCGCCCGCACACCACGACTGGTCGTCATCGTCCACCGGGAGCATCATATAGAACGCGCCGTCGCCGACGGGGACGTCGACGTCGTGGTCGGCGAAGAGATCCGCGAGCATATCCCGGCGCTCCCGGAAGGCCTCGCGCATCTCCGTGACGGCCTCGTCGGTGTTTTCGAGCGCCTCGACGCCGGCGTGCTGGACGAAGTTGACCGCACACGAGACCGAATGGGAGTGGAGTTTCGCCGCCTGCGACACCAGCGACTCGGGGGCGTGGAGGTAGCCCAGCCGCCACCCGGTCATCGAGTACGCCTTCGAGAAGCCGTTGATCGTGACCGTCCGGTCTTCCATCCCGTCGAACGCCGCGAGGCTGGGCTGGTCGACGCCGTAGGTGATCCGCTGGTAGATCTCGTCGGAGATCACGGTGATGTCGTGCTCGACCGCGAGGTCGCGGACGCCCTCGAACGCCGCCTCGGTGTAGACTGCGCCGGTCGGGTTCGACGGCGAGTTCACGACCAGGAGTTCGGTGTCGTCGGAGACCGCCGCCGCGAGGTCGTCGAGGGCAGGCTCCAGTTGGAAGTCGTAGGGCGCGGTGTCGACGCGGTTCAACGACCCGCCGGAGAGCTTCGCCATCGCCTCGTAGGACACCCACGCGGGGTCGAGCAGGACGACCTCGTCACCGGCGCGGGACGACGTCCCGCCGGCTGACGAGCCTCGCTCGTCAACGCCGTCGATCAGCGTCTGGAACGTCTCGTAGAGCGCCTGCTTCCCGCCGGGGGTGACGATGACCTCGTCGCTTTCGGCGTCGATGCCGTCGCCCCGGAGCTTCTCGGCGATGGCCTCCCGGAGTTGTGGGATCCCGTTCGAGGGGGTGTACCCGGTGTGGCCGGCGTCCATCGCCTCTTTCCCGGCTGCAACGACGTTCTCCGGCGTGGGGAAGTCGGGTTCACCCACCGAGAGGTCGACCACGTCGACCCCCGCTGCCTCCAGCTCGCTCGCCTTGTTGCTGATTGCCAACGTCGCGCTCGGCTCGACCCGCTCGACGCGGGCCGCGAAGTCGAAACTCATTGTAGCGTCTCCACCAAATCGACCGCGGCGTTTACCGCTTCCGCACCTTTGTCGATGCGCTCCCGCGCTTCGGCCCCGCTCTGTCCCGGCCCCGAGACGCCGAAGGTGACCGGCACGTCGCGGTCGAGGCTGATCTCCGTGAGCGCACTCGCGGTGGCGTCGGCGATCACCTGATCGTGGTCGGTGTCGCCGGTCACGACGGCGCCGACGACGGCCACCGCATCGATGTCGCTGCGGCGCGCCAGCCGGTCGGCCGCGAGCGGCGCGTCGTACACCCCCGGTACCGGGAGGGTCTCGCCGATCGTCACGCCACGTTCCCCGGCGGCATCGCGCGCAGCCGTCGCCATCCGCTCGGTGACCGAACCGTTGTACTGGGCCACCACCAGCCCGAGTCGTGTCATACCGAAGCGGTTCCCCCGGGAGCCCAAAGAGGTATCGGCAGTTCCCGACGTTCGGTACCGCCGCCGACGGTTGCGACCCGCCGCATCGACAAACACAAGAGTTGTAACGGCGTGGTGGCCAACGGACGACAATGAGCCCTGACGGGGGTCACCCCGACGATCCGCCCTCCACCGGGGACGCAGACGGTCCCGCCGTGCCGTCAGCGGCCGACGACGCCGGCGGCTTCGCTGCGGACGCCCGCGACGACGACCCCACCGGATCAGCCGGC
Proteins encoded:
- a CDS encoding NrpR regulatory domain-containing protein, with the protein product MATGGERRRYDLLRLINENEPIGSIRLVDLMQQRGYSIKDRTIRLMLSELDEENLTEKVTGKGRRLTPAGRKELARGDVSGRLERVRERIATLTSEVTYDPAEDGGEVVVGTGRVPTDDVDEAFELLTALHESTIGPVPVAVTDEGAEGVEIAVPSSITLDGVLLSRGINARLVTAGLVEYDGSISRYIDAISGEGSTMDVVRLLVEADRTEVTAVLDDREGVLIVDKREFPLTRFEEAQDLSTATRDRLGGVLTFRRPRESGQVPIGTQGWEFASLTYGGTGETAFALLYEHGLLAEWDSLGGLQPRTNFEAAPARYERL
- a CDS encoding sodium:solute symporter family transporter; amino-acid sequence: MVTRLTGAGLLAVWAVAMIGLSYYVFRRQSVTDTEEFITAGGRAQLGLTTASFAVTWMWAGDILGVPQYVGITGVAGIWMYAAPAVLSSFVVIPFALRMRKLFPQGLTYSEYFIERFGDWAHLVVILVILYTMVLGGVIQLFVGGAVIGGLTGIDANVVMAVLMGVIGVYILLGGLWGSMTTDFVQFVSALVLTMVFVPLLLVEAGGPGQVYDQMVRNLGEQSATFLSMANFNAIEGLFLPYALGLGVWGVVSLATWQRVFAVRRDKTSRFLTIGGIGVFTTIAMYSVIGFVGLASFTDVAPGNLSIEALGLMPDWAAIVFLLVALMVLGSSVDSYLTAIASLTSRDIYYRHINEDASDDQQLRVARAASIGFAVIIFVATVFALESFSFVQLLLIGGIGASALVGPFALSLFWKKASQTGFVSGVVVSQLITAYLLAASYGVVVSTPSLKLWEIMAVGHLVSTGLTLVVSGAAPDDFRFESIAQETPSVAADGGTEGGDDE
- a CDS encoding cyclase family protein; its protein translation is MSGKEAGANVDLSHPIETGMQTYPGDPDVAVRSHAAHDADGYRVSSLELGSHTGTHVDAPSHVLPDGKTLDAYPLDRFVFDAVRVDCRDLGPREPVPPERIPSADADCVVLWTGWDTHWGTERYLDHPYLSPVAARACVDRGLAVASDTLNPDPTPTDAAGDDEPDGLVAHHALLEADCLILENLTGLDAVADRFELRAYPLATRGDGAPVRAVGVV
- a CDS encoding aldehyde ferredoxin oxidoreductase family protein, with translation MLHTQGPLLSIDVGARETITESVDDVLADFVGGRGVATALAHDRIPFDADPLGPENSLFFATGPMQASRMSFTGRMNCTGVSPLTDGLFSSNAGGFLSRNFVGAGNAVVEVTGESDELLAVHVREDGVTFEEVPELAGAEVPDVVSYAAAEHDLAAEHTACIGPAGENGVRFASIMTSESRAFGRGGLGAVLGAKNVKLLTFDGDADLPVEIPPVQMEVHSDAATDDHIMKRQGTTSVTDLANESDALPAYYFAEQSFAGAEGINGDRVEEKKYKKGTCSQCAFACKLPTRDEATGVETEGPEFETVMSFGSNCGVDDIVDVMRANELCDRFGLDVISCGDVVAGYLESEDAFGDADLVRETVERIAFREGVGDTLAEGIDRAHEELGIDNWTVKGLEFPAHDGRALNGQGLSFATANRGADHMYATFYAYEYPLVSQEQAFDPDGLDSAKAEKLVELENLRALEDCGVVCRFSRDFMTPDRFEQLFEADYESLLDVGGRIVELERHFNNQRGFSRADDRLPYEIEGLEAALDSYYDTRGWSDEGVVPSVDGASSAAAD
- a CDS encoding pyridoxal phosphate-dependent aminotransferase — translated: MSFDFAARVERVEPSATLAISNKASELEAAGVDVVDLSVGEPDFPTPENVVAAGKEAMDAGHTGYTPSNGIPQLREAIAEKLRGDGIDAESDEVIVTPGGKQALYETFQTLIDGVDERGSSAGGTSSRAGDEVVLLDPAWVSYEAMAKLSGGSLNRVDTAPYDFQLEPALDDLAAAVSDDTELLVVNSPSNPTGAVYTEAAFEGVRDLAVEHDITVISDEIYQRITYGVDQPSLAAFDGMEDRTVTINGFSKAYSMTGWRLGYLHAPESLVSQAAKLHSHSVSCAVNFVQHAGVEALENTDEAVTEMREAFRERRDMLADLFADHDVDVPVGDGAFYMMLPVDDDDQSWCAGAIEDAHVATVPGSAFGSPGYARISYAASEERLREAVDRLATEGYL
- the ribH gene encoding 6,7-dimethyl-8-ribityllumazine synthase translates to MTRLGLVVAQYNGSVTERMATAARDAAGERGVTIGETLPVPGVYDAPLAADRLARRSDIDAVAVVGAVVTGDTDHDQVIADATASALTEISLDRDVPVTFGVSGPGQSGAEARERIDKGAEAVNAAVDLVETLQ